One window from the genome of Paramisgurnus dabryanus chromosome 22, PD_genome_1.1, whole genome shotgun sequence encodes:
- the znf271 gene encoding uncharacterized protein znf271 isoform X1 → MDLSMKSYGDPEDVGVYPSTGHSTEEHDCDLVEVDRGFDLHPSDPSFELDDQARKQCYDKARPYQCSQCGKTFSRIQHLSEHVRIHTGERPFECLECGKTFTRERDLKTHQIVHTDSKAFHCTICVKNFALLSSLRRHVRAFHQGQDVNTEGKCLICVECGKNFTCQLEEHELTHTGEISHRCPDCVNNYAHLSTPQCPDPTFTESDDLNHLDALHVEKPCSSVEDPQKQMDMDSNRDDTESPSPKLVDNIPSDEPTCENNAQSQEELTERSPSVSQDSALSVEKGIETTTPLQEEDLTAHRPVHDEEKPHQCIHCGKRFYKQAKLRIHLRVHTGEKPYHCSQCGKHFSQAVNLKKHHRTHHTEERPYRCTHCERTFSVSFSLIKHQRVAHPERLSVAERNRFTCPYCGKIFGRHQDMEQHKRIHTGERPFRCNVCNKSFRQRSVLIVHRKIHTGEKPFECFVCFRRFYGSGDLKTHMGTHTGVRPHSCPLCSKSFPRPSSLQAHMQSHLNKEGEDVSGADAFNMEGELDDVEGVCGGSNPSEMLSENPGASEDKISTEETSSDLEKSQTHTLETDSALNLSGDVHDAHQSSSSSTRGLYKPYRCAICDKTFALLISLKKHQLIFHPDEHADTEGKVYPCSYCGRKFGRRQGLLQHERIHTGERPYNCPTCNKSFRQRSALVVHIRTHTGEKSFLCFVCNKSFYTPGDLKKHLEIHTGVRPHNCPICFKGFGRPSFLRAHMRVHESFTKKDGDGSTDGPNPDYPDKPFECSHCGKRFSQHCMLKIHQRIHTGERPYKCSQCGLSFRWRRNLLAHQSSHPGGNPIQCSMCDDTFTSETNLKNHQDAFHTGLAHTCGLCLKTFTQASGLRKHVRYVHEGERPHKCPECDRGFVKVADLARHQRRHHYAKGNELFQCSQCERSFSQPSSLVLHRRTHTEEKHECPICSKIFSQGGHLKVHLRTHTKDNKPKYECPECGKTFGQAKDLAVHQRVHTGEKPYQCPQCKKSYRQFAHLSVHLRSHTGEKPYQCPLCLKFFAHSSSMKKHLRVMHGEDKDSPIMKKIVKITVGVGPSSKAVEVKQEPDSDDEYGE, encoded by the exons ATGGATTTGAGTATGAAGTCATACGGTGACCCAGAGGATGTGGGTGTTTATCCATCAACTGGGCATAGCACTGAAGAACATGACTGTGATTTAGTGGAGGTGGACAGAGGGTTTGATCTACACCCATCAGACCCTTCATTTGAACTGG ATGACCAGGCAAGGAAACAGTGTTATGACAAAGCAAGACCCTATCAGTGCTCTCAATGTGGAAAGACTTTCTCTCGCATACAGCATCTGTCCGAACACGTACGGATTCACACAGGTGAGAGACCTTTCGAATGCTTGGAGTGTGGAAAGACGTTCACCCGGGAGAGAGACCTCAAGACTCATCAGATTGTCCATACAGATTCAAAGGCTTTCCACTGCACGATCTGTGTTAAAAACTTCGCTCTCTTGTCTTCCTTGAGAAGACACGTGCGTGCATTTCATCAAG GTCAAGATGTCAACACGGAGGGAAAATGCTTAATCTGCGTTGAATGTGGGAAAAATTTTACATGTCAATTGGAGGAACACGAGTTGACTCACACAGGAGAGATTTCCCATCGCTGCCCGGACTGTGTCAACAACTATGCTCATCTGTCCACACCTCAGTGTCCTGACCCGACCTTTACTGAATCAGATGACTTGAACCATTTGGATGCTCTTCATGTTGAAAAGCCTTGCAGTTCTGTGGAAGATCCACAGAAACAAATGGACATGGACTCAAATAGAGACGATACCGAGTCACCTTCTCCTAAACTTGTAGACAATATTCCCAGTGATGAACCGACTTGTGAAAACAATGCACAGAGTCAAGAAGAACTGACCGAGAGATCTCCATCTGTGTCCCAGGATTCAGCACTCTCTGTTGAAAAAG GCATAGAAACAACGACTCCTCTTCAAGAGGAAGATCTTACGGCTCACCGGCCGGTTCACGATGAAGAAAAGCCACACCAGTGCATTCACTGCGGAAAGAGATTTTACAAACAAGCAAAGCTTCGAATCCACCTGCgcgttcacactggagagaaaccctATCATTGCTCCCAGTGTGGAAAGCATTTCAGTCAAGCGGTGAATCTTAAGAAACATCATCGTACCCATCATACGGAGGAGAGACCTTACCGTTGCACACACTGCGAGAGGACGTTTTCTGTCTCGTTCTCTCTTATAAAGCATCAGCGAGTCGCTCATCCAG aACGTTTGAGCGTTGCCGAACGCAACCGCTTTACCTGTCCTTACTGCGGGAAAATATTCGGACGACATCAAGACATGGAGCAGCACAAGCGGATTCACACCGGAGAGAGACCGTTTCGGTGCAACGTCTGCAATAAAAGCTTCAGGCAACGTTCGGTTTTGATCGTGCATAGAAAaattcacaccggagagaagCCTTTCGAATGCTTCGTGTGCTTCAGACGGTTTTACGGTTCGGGAGATCTGAAAACGCACATGGGAACTCATACCGGGGTGAGACCGCACAGTTGTCCCCTGTGCTCCAAAAGCTTCCCTCGTCCGAGTAGCTTGCAAGCGCACATGCAGTCTCATCTGAACAAGGAAGGTGAAGATGTAAGCGGAGCTGATGCGTTTAATATGGAGGGTGAACTGGATGATGTGGAAGGAGTCTGCGGTGGATCAAACCCATCAGAGATGCTTTCGGAAAACCCTGGAGCTTCTGAAGACA AAATAAGCACAGAAGAAACCTCCAGCGATCTGGAAAAGTCTCAGACCCACACTTTGGAGACTGACAGCGCATTGAATCTCAGTGGTGACGTCCACGATGCCCACCAGAGTTCAAGTTCATCCACGAGAGGTCTTTACAAGCCATACCGTTGTGCCATCTGCGACAAAACCTTCGCTCTTTTAATATCTCTGAAAAAACATCAACTCATATTTCATCCAG ATGAGCATGCTGACACCGAGGGGAAGGTTTACCCCTGCTCTTACTGCGGGAGGAAGTTCGGTCGCCGTCAGGGTTTGCTACAGCACGAGCGAATTCACACAGGTGAAAGGCCGTACAACTGCCCCACCTGCAACAAAAGCTTTCGCCAGCGATCGGCCCTGGTCGTGCACATCAGGACTCATACGGGAGAGAAGTCTttcctgtgctttgtgtgcaataaaagtttttataccCCTGGAGACCTGAAAAAGCATCTGGAAATTCACACCGGAGTGCGACCGCACAACTGCCCAATATGCTTTAAGGGTTTCGGGCGCCCCAGTTTCTTACGAGCTCACATGCGAGTCCATGAAA gCTTCACGAAGAAAGACGGCGACGGATCAACAGACGGTCCAAACCCAGACTATCCAGACAAACCGTTCGAATGCTCTCACTGTGGAAAGAGATTCAGTCAGCACTGCATGTTAAAAATTCACCAGCGCATCCACACGGGAGAGAGACCTTACAAGTGCTCTCAGTGTGGACTGAGCTTTCGCTGGAGGAGAAACCTGTTAGCCCATCAGAGTAGCCACCCGGGCGGTAACCCCATCCAGTGTTCGATGTGCGACGATACGTTCACCTCCGAGACAAATCTGAAAAACCATCAAGATGCCTTTCATACTG GGCTCGCTCATACTTGCGGTCTATGTTTGAAGACGTTCACTCAAGCGTCAGGACTCCGCAAACACGTGCGCTACGTTCACGAAGGAGAAAGGCCTCACAAGTGCCCCGAGTGCGACAGAGGATTCGTCAAAGTCGCCGATCTCGCACGTCATCAGCGCCGCCATCACTACGCCAAGGGCAACGAACTCTTTCAATGCTCACAGTGCGAACGAAGCTTCAGTCAGCCCAGCAGTCTGGTGCTCCATCGCAGGACTCACACGGAGGAAAAGCACGAGTGCCCCATATGTAGTAAGATCTTCAGTCAGGGCGGACACCTCAAGGTGCACCTGCGTACTCACACCAAAGACAACAAACCCAAGTACGAGTGCCCCGAATGCGGCAAGACCTTTGGCCAAGCCAAAGATCTGGCGGTTCaccagagagttcacactggagagaaaccgtaTCAGTGCCCACAATGCAAGAAGAGTTATCGGCAGTTCGCTCATCTGTCCGTGCATCTGCGGAGTCACACGGGAGAAAAGCCTTACCAGTGCCCGTTATGTCTTAAATTTTTCGCGCATTCGTCGTCCATGAAAAAACACCTGCGTGTAATGCATGGAG
- the znf271 gene encoding uncharacterized protein znf271 isoform X2, whose product MDLSMKSYGDPEDVGVYPSTGHSTEEHDCDLVEVDRGFDLHPSDPSFELDDQARKQCYDKARPYQCSQCGKTFSRIQHLSEHVRIHTGERPFECLECGKTFTRERDLKTHQIVHTDSKAFHCTICVKNFALLSSLRRHVRAFHQGQDVNTEGKCLICVECGKNFTCQLEEHELTHTGEISHRCPDCVNNYAHLSTPQCPDPTFTESDDLNHLDALHVEKPCSSVEDPQKQMDMDSNRDDTESPSPKLVDNIPSDEPTCENNAQSQEELTERSPSVSQDSALSVEKGIETTTPLQEEDLTAHRPVHDEEKPHQCIHCGKRFYKQAKLRIHLRVHTGEKPYHCSQCGKHFSQAVNLKKHHRTHHTEERPYRCTHCERTFSVSFSLIKHQRVAHPEISTEETSSDLEKSQTHTLETDSALNLSGDVHDAHQSSSSSTRGLYKPYRCAICDKTFALLISLKKHQLIFHPDEHADTEGKVYPCSYCGRKFGRRQGLLQHERIHTGERPYNCPTCNKSFRQRSALVVHIRTHTGEKSFLCFVCNKSFYTPGDLKKHLEIHTGVRPHNCPICFKGFGRPSFLRAHMRVHESFTKKDGDGSTDGPNPDYPDKPFECSHCGKRFSQHCMLKIHQRIHTGERPYKCSQCGLSFRWRRNLLAHQSSHPGGNPIQCSMCDDTFTSETNLKNHQDAFHTGLAHTCGLCLKTFTQASGLRKHVRYVHEGERPHKCPECDRGFVKVADLARHQRRHHYAKGNELFQCSQCERSFSQPSSLVLHRRTHTEEKHECPICSKIFSQGGHLKVHLRTHTKDNKPKYECPECGKTFGQAKDLAVHQRVHTGEKPYQCPQCKKSYRQFAHLSVHLRSHTGEKPYQCPLCLKFFAHSSSMKKHLRVMHGEDKDSPIMKKIVKITVGVGPSSKAVEVKQEPDSDDEYGE is encoded by the exons ATGGATTTGAGTATGAAGTCATACGGTGACCCAGAGGATGTGGGTGTTTATCCATCAACTGGGCATAGCACTGAAGAACATGACTGTGATTTAGTGGAGGTGGACAGAGGGTTTGATCTACACCCATCAGACCCTTCATTTGAACTGG ATGACCAGGCAAGGAAACAGTGTTATGACAAAGCAAGACCCTATCAGTGCTCTCAATGTGGAAAGACTTTCTCTCGCATACAGCATCTGTCCGAACACGTACGGATTCACACAGGTGAGAGACCTTTCGAATGCTTGGAGTGTGGAAAGACGTTCACCCGGGAGAGAGACCTCAAGACTCATCAGATTGTCCATACAGATTCAAAGGCTTTCCACTGCACGATCTGTGTTAAAAACTTCGCTCTCTTGTCTTCCTTGAGAAGACACGTGCGTGCATTTCATCAAG GTCAAGATGTCAACACGGAGGGAAAATGCTTAATCTGCGTTGAATGTGGGAAAAATTTTACATGTCAATTGGAGGAACACGAGTTGACTCACACAGGAGAGATTTCCCATCGCTGCCCGGACTGTGTCAACAACTATGCTCATCTGTCCACACCTCAGTGTCCTGACCCGACCTTTACTGAATCAGATGACTTGAACCATTTGGATGCTCTTCATGTTGAAAAGCCTTGCAGTTCTGTGGAAGATCCACAGAAACAAATGGACATGGACTCAAATAGAGACGATACCGAGTCACCTTCTCCTAAACTTGTAGACAATATTCCCAGTGATGAACCGACTTGTGAAAACAATGCACAGAGTCAAGAAGAACTGACCGAGAGATCTCCATCTGTGTCCCAGGATTCAGCACTCTCTGTTGAAAAAG GCATAGAAACAACGACTCCTCTTCAAGAGGAAGATCTTACGGCTCACCGGCCGGTTCACGATGAAGAAAAGCCACACCAGTGCATTCACTGCGGAAAGAGATTTTACAAACAAGCAAAGCTTCGAATCCACCTGCgcgttcacactggagagaaaccctATCATTGCTCCCAGTGTGGAAAGCATTTCAGTCAAGCGGTGAATCTTAAGAAACATCATCGTACCCATCATACGGAGGAGAGACCTTACCGTTGCACACACTGCGAGAGGACGTTTTCTGTCTCGTTCTCTCTTATAAAGCATCAGCGAGTCGCTCATCCAG AAATAAGCACAGAAGAAACCTCCAGCGATCTGGAAAAGTCTCAGACCCACACTTTGGAGACTGACAGCGCATTGAATCTCAGTGGTGACGTCCACGATGCCCACCAGAGTTCAAGTTCATCCACGAGAGGTCTTTACAAGCCATACCGTTGTGCCATCTGCGACAAAACCTTCGCTCTTTTAATATCTCTGAAAAAACATCAACTCATATTTCATCCAG ATGAGCATGCTGACACCGAGGGGAAGGTTTACCCCTGCTCTTACTGCGGGAGGAAGTTCGGTCGCCGTCAGGGTTTGCTACAGCACGAGCGAATTCACACAGGTGAAAGGCCGTACAACTGCCCCACCTGCAACAAAAGCTTTCGCCAGCGATCGGCCCTGGTCGTGCACATCAGGACTCATACGGGAGAGAAGTCTttcctgtgctttgtgtgcaataaaagtttttataccCCTGGAGACCTGAAAAAGCATCTGGAAATTCACACCGGAGTGCGACCGCACAACTGCCCAATATGCTTTAAGGGTTTCGGGCGCCCCAGTTTCTTACGAGCTCACATGCGAGTCCATGAAA gCTTCACGAAGAAAGACGGCGACGGATCAACAGACGGTCCAAACCCAGACTATCCAGACAAACCGTTCGAATGCTCTCACTGTGGAAAGAGATTCAGTCAGCACTGCATGTTAAAAATTCACCAGCGCATCCACACGGGAGAGAGACCTTACAAGTGCTCTCAGTGTGGACTGAGCTTTCGCTGGAGGAGAAACCTGTTAGCCCATCAGAGTAGCCACCCGGGCGGTAACCCCATCCAGTGTTCGATGTGCGACGATACGTTCACCTCCGAGACAAATCTGAAAAACCATCAAGATGCCTTTCATACTG GGCTCGCTCATACTTGCGGTCTATGTTTGAAGACGTTCACTCAAGCGTCAGGACTCCGCAAACACGTGCGCTACGTTCACGAAGGAGAAAGGCCTCACAAGTGCCCCGAGTGCGACAGAGGATTCGTCAAAGTCGCCGATCTCGCACGTCATCAGCGCCGCCATCACTACGCCAAGGGCAACGAACTCTTTCAATGCTCACAGTGCGAACGAAGCTTCAGTCAGCCCAGCAGTCTGGTGCTCCATCGCAGGACTCACACGGAGGAAAAGCACGAGTGCCCCATATGTAGTAAGATCTTCAGTCAGGGCGGACACCTCAAGGTGCACCTGCGTACTCACACCAAAGACAACAAACCCAAGTACGAGTGCCCCGAATGCGGCAAGACCTTTGGCCAAGCCAAAGATCTGGCGGTTCaccagagagttcacactggagagaaaccgtaTCAGTGCCCACAATGCAAGAAGAGTTATCGGCAGTTCGCTCATCTGTCCGTGCATCTGCGGAGTCACACGGGAGAAAAGCCTTACCAGTGCCCGTTATGTCTTAAATTTTTCGCGCATTCGTCGTCCATGAAAAAACACCTGCGTGTAATGCATGGAG
- the cul2 gene encoding cullin-2 codes for MSLKPRVVDFDETWNKLLTTIKAVVMLDYVERATWNDRFSDIYALCVAYPEPLGERLYTETKVFLENHVQQLYKRVLESEEKVLVMYHRYWEEYSKGAEYMDCLYRYLNTQFIKKNKLTEADLQYGYGGVDMNEPLMEIGELALDMWRKIMIEPLQQMLIGMLLKEIKNDRCGEDPNQKVIHGVINSFVHVEQYKKKFPLKFYQDIFEGQFLTKTGEYYKQEASNLLQESNCSQYMEKVLGRLKDEEVRCRKYLHPSSYAKVIHECQQRMVADHLQFLHGECQNIIRQEKREDMANMYTLLRAVSSGLPHMIQELQIHIHDEGIRATSNLSQENMPTQFVESVLEVHSKFVQLINTVLNGDQHFMSALDKALTSVVNYREPKSICKAPELLAKYCDNLLKKSAKGMTENEVEDKLTSFITVFKYIDDKDVFQKFYARMLAKRLIHGLSLSMDSEEAMINKLKQACGYEFTSKLHRMYTDMSVSTDLNNKFNNFIKTQETVVDLGISFQIYVLQAGAWPLTHVPSSTFAIPQELEKSVQMFELFYNQHFSGRKLTWLHYLCTGEVKMNYLSKPYVAVVTTYQMAVLLAFNNGETVTYKELQDSTQMNEKELQKTIKSLLDVKMINHDSEKEEIEPESTFSLIMSFTSKRTKFKITTSMQRDTPQEMEQTRSAVDEDRKMYLQAAIVRIMKARKVLRHNALIQEVINQSKARFNPSISMIKKCIEVLIDKQYIERSQSSADEYSYVA; via the exons ATGTCATTAAAACCACGGGTGGTGGATTTCGATGAGACATGGAACAAGCTCCTTACAACAATCAAAGCCGTTGTGATGCTTGACTACGTGGAGAGGGCGACATGGAACGACCGTTTCTC TGATATATATGCACTTTGTGTTGCATACCCCGAACCTCTGGGTGAAAGACTGTACACTGAGACGAAGGTGTTTCTGGAAAATCATGTCCAACAGTTGTATAAG AGAGTGCTGGAGTCGGAGGAAAAGGTTTTGGTGATGTATCACAGATACTGGGAAGAATACAGCAAAGGTGCTGAATACATGGATTGCTTATATAG ATATCTTAACACACAGTTTATAAAGAAGAACAAGCTGACCGAAGCAGATCTGCAGTACGGTTATGGAGGGGTGGATATGAATGAGCCTTTAATGGAGATTGGAGAG CTTGCGCTTGACATGTGGAGGAAGATAATGATCGAGCCGCTTCAACAGATGCTGATTGGAATGCTTTTAAAAGAGATCAAaaa TGACCGATGTGGAGAGGACCCGAATCAGAAAGTAATCCATGGGGTTATCAACTCCTTTGTTCATGTTGAACAGTACAAGAAAAAGTTTCCTCTAAAG TTTTATCAGGATATCTTCGAGGGGCAGTTTTTGACAAAAACCGGCGAGTATTACAAACAGGAAGCCTCCAATCTACTGCAAGAATCCAACTGCTCTCAATATATGGAGAAG GTTTTGGGTCGGTTGAAGGACGAGGAGGTGCGATGTCGGAAGTACCTTCACCCCAGCTCTTACGCCAAAGTCATTCATGAATGTCAGCAGAGGATGGTGGCCGATCACCTTCAGTTCCTGCACGGAGAGTGTCAAAATATCATCAGACAGGAGAAAAGAGAAG ACATGGCAAATATGTACACGCTATTGCGTGCCGTGTCCAGCGGCTTACCTCACATGATACAAGAGCTCCAGATTCACATCCACGATGAAGGAATCAGAGCCACCAGTAACCTCTCTCAGGAAAAT ATGCCAACCCAGTTTGTGGAGTCTGTGTTAGAGGTTCACAGTAAATTTGTCCAGTTGATTAACACAGTGTTGAATGGGGACCAACACTTCATGAGCGCACTTGATAAG GCCTTGACTTCAGTAGTAAACTACAGAGAGCCCAAATCCATCTGCAAAGCGCCCGAGCTG CTGGCAAAGTActgtgacaatctgctaaagAAATCTGCAAAGGGAATGACTGAGAATGAAGTGGAGGACAAGCTGACCAGCTTCATCACAGTCTTCAAATACATCGACGACAAAGACGTGTTTCAAAAG ttttATGCCAGAATGCTTGCAAAGCGGTTAATACACGGCCTGTCATTATCTATGGACTCCGAAGAGGCTATGATCAACAAGCTGAAG CAAGCGTGTGGCTATGAATTCACAAGCAAACTACACCGAATGTACACTGATATGAGCGTCAGCACGGACCTCAACAACAAATTCAACAACTTTATCAAAACCCAGGAGACCGTAGTGGACCTGGGCATCAGCTTTCAGATTTACGTATTACAG GCGGGTGCGTGGCCCCTCACACATGTTCCCTCATCCACATTCGCCATCCCACAGGAGCTAGAGAAGAGCGTACAAATG TTCGAGTTGTTTTATAACCAGCACTTCAGTGGAAGAAAGTTAACATGGCTACATTATCTTTGCACAG GTGAAGTCAAGATGAACTATCTGTCCAAGCCCTATGTGGCTGTAGTGACCACCTATCAGATGGCTGTGTTGCTAGCGTTTAACAACGGCGAGACTGTCACCTACAAAGAACTGCAGGACAGCACGCAGATGAATGAGAAAGAGCTACAGAAAACCATAAAGTCTCTACTGGACGTCAAGATGATCAACCACGACTCTGAAAAA GAGGAAATCGAACCCGAATCCACATTTTCCCTTATTATGAGTTTCACCAGTAAAAGAACAAAGTTCAAGATCACAACATCAATGCAGAGGGACACGCCGCAG GAAATGGAACAGACGAGAAGCGCCGTGGATGAAGACCGGAAAATGTATTTACAGGCTGCTATAGTGAGGATTATGAAAGCCAGGAAAGTTTTGAGACACAACGCTCTTATACAGGAG GTAATCAATCAATCCAAAGCCAGATTCAACCCGAGTATCAGCATGATCAAGAAGTGCATTGAGGTTCTTATCGACAAGCAGTACATCGAGAGAAGCCAGAGCTCAGCGGACGAGTACAGCTACGTCGCATGA